The following nucleotide sequence is from Opitutia bacterium.
TGCGTCTCGTTCGTGGCGACCACGTAGTCGTCGGGCTGGTCCTGCTGGAGCATGACCCACATCATCTCGACGTATTCCTTCGCGTAGCCCCAATCGCGCTTGGCATCGAGGTTGCCCATGAAGAGCGATTCCTGAAGACCGAGTTTGATGCGCGTGGCGGCACGGGTGATCTTGCGCGTCACGAACGTCTCGCCGCGGCGCGGGCTCTCGTGGTTGAAGAGGATGCCGGACGAAGCGTGGAGATTGTAGCTCTCGCGGTAGTTCACCGTGAGCCAGTGCGCATACATCTTGGCACAACCGTAGGGCGAGCGCGGCCAGAAGGGCGTGGTTTCCACCTGAGGGACTTGCTGCACCTTGCCGAACATTTCGGACGAAGACGCCTGGTAATAACGGCACTTCTTCACGAGGCCGGCCTCGCGGATGGCCTCGAGGATGCGCACCGCGCCCACGCCCGTGACGTCGCCGGTATATTCCGGGATGTCGAACGACACGCGCACGTGCGACTGCGCCGCGAGGTTGTAGATCTCGTCCGGCTGGAGGTTGTAGAGCAACTTCACCATCTGCACGGAGTCCGCGAGATCGCCGTAGTGGAGGAAGAGCTTCACTCCGTTGATGTGCGGGTCGCGGTAAAGATGATCGATCCGGCTGGTGTTGAAGGTCGAGGCACGGCGGATGACGCCGTGAACTTCGTAGCCTTTGGCGAGGAGCAATTCAGCAAGATAGGAACCGTCTTGGCCGGTGATGCCGGTGATGAGAGCCTTTTTCATTCGGGGTGGACGAGCTAGGGGAAGATTCCGAGCGCAGGCAAGCACGCGAATTTGCCGGGGCCCACGCTCCGGATGCCGGCCGCACCCTAATCGCGCGCCAGCCGGTGTTCCACGACGTAGCGCAGCAGGTCCGCCGTGGTGCGCAGTCCGAGCTTTTCCATGATCCGCACGCGATAGGTGCCGACGGAAGTCACGCTGATCGCCAAGTCCGCGGCGACTTCCTTGTTCGATCGCCCACGCCCAAGTCCGATCAGCACCTCCATCTCGCGTTGCGACAAATCCGACAAGGCGCCTCGCCGCTTGCCGGCCCGCTTGACCAGCAAACTCGCCAGCGCCGCACTGCGATAGCCGCGCCCAGCCAGAGTCTCCGCCACCGCCTCGCCGATCGTCGCCCGGTCGGCCGTCTTGCAGAGGTAGCCGTCCGCTCCAGCGTCCAAGGCAGCCACGCCCATCTTTTCCTCGGGAAACATGGAGAACACCAGGATCGGCATCGTCGGCCGCGCGGCCCGCACGCGACGCAAGGTCTCCAGCTCCGATCCGCCCGGCAAGCCAAGGTCGAGCACGACCAGATGCCAAGGCTCGCGCTCGACCGCCGCGACCGCCGCGGTGGCGGTCCCGACGCACTCGAACCGCGCCCCCGCCACCCGCCGACGTATCGCCGCAGGCAAGGCGTCGCGCACCAACACGTGGTCGTCCGCCAACAAAATTCGAGAGACAGGATCTTCCGCCATCGACTCACCCATCGTCCGGCGCGACACTACACGCATCAATGCAATTTTGATGACTGTGAGCGTCACAACCCAATCCACTTGCCTCGTTCGTCGTCCCAGCGCGCAGCTCTTGCGCCGTCTAGGCTTGGCGGCCCTCGCGCTGACTTGGTCCGGTTCCGTGTGGGCCGATCAGCCTACGCCGCGCGAGCCCACTCGCATCGATGCCCTCATGCAACAAGCGCGCGCTCTCGACGCCAACGAGCCCGCCCGCGCCATCCCCCTTGCTCGCGAAGCCCTCGCCCTCGCGCAAAAAAGCCCGCTGCGCGTCGACGAGATTCGAGCCCGCACCCAGCTCAGCGAGACACTCCGTCGCAACAGCAACTACGCCGAAGCCCGCCAGATCACCGACGCCGGCCTCGCCCTGCCCCTCGGCCCCACACCTGCCGAGCGCCTTGCCCGCGCCGGGCTCGTCTACGAATCGGGCCAGATCCACTGGAACCGCGGCGACTATCCCGCCGCCGAAGCCTGCTACCTCGAGGCGCAGCGCACCGCGGAAGAACTCAAGGACACAACTCTACTAGTCCGTTTGCTCAACAGCCGAGGCATCGTCGCGCGTCAACAAAAGCTCTTCGACCAATCCGAACAACTCTACCGATCCGCGCTGGCCCTCGCCGAGCAAAACGACCTCGACGTTCTCCGGCTCCAAATCCGCAACAATCTCGCGATTCTCCTCTACGACCAGCACCGCTTCGACGACGCGCGACCGCTCCTGCTCGAAAATCTCCGGATCCATACCGCCGCGAACAACCGCCGCAGCACGGCCGACACGTTCCTCAATCTCGGCGCGCTGGAGAGCCTCGCCGGCAACCACGCCGCCGCACTCGACTATAAGCAGAAATCGCTCGCGCTCCGCCGCGAGCTCGGCGTGCCCCGCCATATCGCCACCGCGCACGTCGCCGTCGCCATCACGCTCACCAAACTCGATCGGGCCGACGATGCCCTCGCGCAACTCGGCATCGCCGCGCCCATCGCCGAGAAAGTCGGCAGCCACGAACTCCTGGGGCTCCTCTACAACACATTCAGCGATGCCCACGCCGCCCGCGGCGACTTCCGCGAGGCACTCGATTACCAGCGCAAGGCTCAGAGCGAAAATCAAACGGTCGCGAGCGAGAACACCGCGAAAACCATCGCCGAACTCCGCGAGCGCTTCGAGGCCGAGAAACGTCAGCGCCAGATCGTCGAACTCAAGGCCACGCAGCAGAAGCAGAACGCCGAACTCGCGGCAACGGAACAGGAGCTGAGCCGCACACGCGCCGAGCGCATCGGTTTGGCCGCGCTGCTACTCTTCGGTCTGATCGCCGCGATTGCGATCATCAGCCGCCAGCGCGCCATCACCCGCTCCGAGCGGCGCATCCTCGCCGAAACGCGCCGCGCACGAGACGCCGCCGAGGAGGCCACCGCCCTCAAATCCCGCCTGCTCGACCTCGCCTCGCACGATCTCAAGGCCCCGCTCGTCGGCGCGATGCTCACCGCCGAGACCATCGCCGACGAAAGCGCCGACCGTCCGGAGATTGCACAGCTCGCGCGCACGCTCCGCGCGGAAAATCATCGCCTCCTCGGATTGGTGCAGGATCTCCTCGATGGCTCCGCCGCCGAGTCCGGCCGCCTCACGCTCGCGCGCACGTCCGTCGATCTCGCCGCGCTCGTCCGCGAAGTCGCCGCCGCTTTCGCCGACCGCGCCGCGCAAAAACAACAGCGCATCGAGTGCACGGCCGACACCAGCGCCGCGCCGCTCATCGTCGACGGCGATGCCGCGCGCCTCCGCCAGGTGATCGAAAATCTCGTCAGCAACGCGCTCAAATTCTCGCCCGCCGGCACCACCACGCGACTCGCCGTGCGCGGTGTCGACGGCCCTCGCGTGCGTCTCGAAGTGCGCGACGAAGGCCCCGGCCTCACGGCGGAGGACCGCGCCGGACTCTTCCAGCGTTTCCGCCGCCTCAGCGCCGCGCCCACTGGCGGCGAATCGTCCACGGGCCTCGGCCTCGCGCTCGCCCACGCTTTGGTCGTCGCCCACGGCGGCCGCCTCGACGTCGAATCGGAGCCCGGAAAGGGCGCGACGTTCTACGCGGAATTTCCGGCATCAGAGTAGCGGGAGTTTCCGCCTCCCGCGTTTGACCCACGCGCAGAATCGGGAGCTGGAAGCTCCCGCCCCCTTGAAAAACAAGAACCCCGGCCACGCGAACGTGAGCCGGGGTCGAATCGGGAGTGATCGAAAATCAGTTTTGCATCGCCACCGCGCGACGACGCTGACGAACCACCGCGACGGCCCCAAGCGCGAGAGCGCCAAAAATCGCAGCATAGGTGGAGGGCTCAGGCACGGCGGAAACCGCCGACACAGAAAACTGGAACGGCGTGGCCGTTGCAGAAAAGGTCGGCAGCACTCCCGCCGTGGTAATGGAGCCGGTGTAGCCGGAGTTGCCGATGGTCCATCCGGCGCTGCTGGTTTCGGCGGTTGAGGAGGTGTAAGTCGGATGGAAAATCACGCCATTGGTGCTCGATGCGGCGACCCACCAGTAGGTCGTGTTCGCACTCAATACCGTCGAGCCGGCGGAGGTGTAGGAGAACGTGCCGTTACTCGGCGCCGTCGAACCGGAAAGCGTTTCGATCAACGTCCCCGGCTGCGCGCCCGCACTGGAGTAAAGCTTGAGAGAGAATGTCGTGTTGTTGAAATTCATCGTGTCGAAGTTCACGGTGATGCTACTCAGCGTGCTTTCGGCGGCCCCGGTGGTGAATGTCTCAGCGGCGTAGATGTAGGTGAAATTTCCCGGAGAGCCGGAAACATAAACGCTACCGGAACCCGTCTTGGTCTCGGCCAGATTCGACAGGAGGACTTGGGCCCGAGCATCACTCGCAGTGCACGCCCAGAGAATCAGGCCACAGAGCAAGAGTGCCGCTTGGTGGCTCACGCGGGTAAGGCCGGTGCGGGACGCGGTGCGATCAGAGAGATGGATGGACATGTATTTGTGTGTGCTGCGTTGAGATGTGGGTGACCGAAACGGGGAGCCTAACAGCTCCGCACCGACCCGTCCTGTCGTTTACCGACTACAAGCCGGAGTCGCCGGCCACCGAAACGAATCAGTGCCGCCCGGCGAAGGGGCGGCGTCTTCGCGAAATTCGCCACGACACTGCAGGAGCGCAGTCGGCCAACGCCCCAAAACAAAACCCCGGCCGCGCGCGGCGAGCCGGGGTGATGCGAAAGGAGGGCGAGAATCAGTTTAGCACCGCCACCGCGCGACGCCGCTGGCGGATCACCGCGACCGCACCGAGCGCCATCGCGCCAAAGATCGCCGCGTAGGTCGAGGGCTCGGGCACGGCGGAAACGCCCATCGGCGTGACGTAGCCGTTCGCGTCAATTTGCGCGGCGCCACCCATCGAGTAGCCCGAAAACACGATGTGGCTCAGCTCGGTCGAAGTCAGCGCCGAGGCGCTGGTGCCGAAGCGAATCACGTCCGAACCTGCCTGGTAATTGGCGACCGTGAAACCTTCGACGTAAAAGTTCGAAAATCCGCTTCCCACATTGAGGGTCGAATTTCCTCCACCGAAATCAAACGTCGTCACCGCCGAAACGATGAAAGCGTTGTTGGCGACGCTCAGAGTGTTGCCGGCGAGAGCGAAGTTATACGCCCCGTTCGCAGAGATGTAGAACACGTCCAACGATACATTCTGCGTGAAGGTGAGCGTGCCCCCCGTGTTGGAGCCGAACGTCGCGGCGTTGCCGGAGAAAGTGTCGGTGTAGGGACCATGCTCGTTCGGGGACCAATTCGCGCTCGTGCTCCAGTTGCCGGAGCCGCCGCCCCAGAAAAGGCTGGCCGGGCCGGCGTGAGCGGACGCTGCGATCGTCAAAGCCGCCAGCCAACCGGCTGCGGCGCGAATCAAGGTTTGTTTGGACAGGTGCATGGAGTGTGTTCGCGAGCCGGCCGCGAACCATGAGGGAAGCGGGACTCACTCAGCACTCAGCCTATCAGAGCGCCGTGAAGTCAGCCTGTCGTTTTTCGACGACAGGATAAATGCGACCTGATCGTCGGCTCAACCGAGCGCGCCGAGCAGGCGCTGCACCTCGGCTTGCTTGGCCTTGAGGTCGGCGAGTTGCTTGCGCGCGCCTTCGAGGACGGCGGGCGGAGCTTTCGAGACGAAGGCTTCGTTGCTCAGGCGCGCTTCGGTGCCGGCGATGTGCTTCGCGAGCGTCTCGTTCTCCTTCGTGAGGCGCGCCTTCTCGGCGGCGGTGTCGCCGGTGGCGAGCTTGCGAATGAGATTCCACGTGCCGTAGGGCGTGACGCTGGCGGGCGCGTTGGGCGAGAGCTTGCCGCGCGTGACCGTGGCGGCGCCGAGCATGCGCTTGAGCTTGGCCATGTTCGTCTCGAGCACGGCCCACTGCGCGTCGGCAGCTTCGACGACGAACTCGGAATCCTTCTTCGCCGCCTCGCCGTTCTCAGCCTTGAAGGCGCGGAGTTGCGAGGTGACTTCCTTCAACCGGCCGACTTCGGCGGCGGCGGCCGAATCGATGCGCAAGCCACGCGTCGCGAGTTCGGACTCAAGCGCCGCGCCGGTCTCGATGCGCACGTCGCGCATGAGGAACTGCGCATCGGTGCCGTAGCCGAGCAAGTGCCAGAGTTCCTCGGTGATGAACGGCGTGAACGGATGCAGCAGCAGCAGCGTCTGGCGCAGCACGAGATCCTGAATCGCGAGGCAGTTGGCCTTCGTCGACGCGTCCTGGAGTTTGGCTTTCGAGACCTCGACATACCAGTCGCAGAAGTCGTTCCAGAAAAATCCGTAGAGCGTCTGCACGGCGTTGCTGAACTCGAAGTTCGCGAACGCGGCCTCGACGGCGCGGGTCGTGGCGAGCAGGCGCTCGAGGATGGCGTGGTCGTCGGCGTCGAACTTCGCGGGCTCGAGCCGCGCGAGCACGGCGGCGAGCGAGGAGTTGTCGGCGCTGTCGCCGCTCATCTGGCGGAAGCGGCAGGCGTTCCAGAGTTTGTTGCAGAAATTCTTGCCGCTCTCGATGCGGTCTTCCTGGAAGCGGATGTCCTGGCCTTGCGGCGCGATGGAGATGATGCCGAAGCGCAGGCCGTCGGCGCCGTAGCTGGCGATGAGATCGAGCGGATCGGGCGAGTTGCCGAGCGACTTCGACATCTTGCGCCCCTGCTGGTCGCGGATGATGCCGGTGAAGTAGACGTCGCGGAAAGGAATCCGGCGACGCAGCTCCGCTGCGTCGAGCTGAGAGCTGAGAGCTGAGGGCTGAGAGCCGGAAGTGCCGCTGCCCTGCTCTGAACTCTTGGCTCTGAGCTCTGAGCTACCCGTGTATTCCAGTCCCGCCATGATCATGCGCGCGACCCAGAAGAAAATGATGTCCGGGCCGGTCACGAGCGTGCTGGTCGGATAGAAATAATCGTAGCCGCGCTCCTGCATCTTCGCGGCGTCGGGCCAGCCGAGCGTGGCGAACGGCCAGAGCCAAGACGACGCCCACGTGTCGAGCACGTCGTCTTCCTGCACCCAGTTTTCCGGATCGGCGGGTCCGGCGAGCGAGACGTGGACTTTCGTCGCGTCGCGCAGGTCGGCTTCGGTGAGCTTCTCCTTGTCGAGTCCTTTGCGATACCAGACGGGAATGCGGTGCCCCCACCAGAGCTGACGGCTGATGCACCAATCCTGGATGTTCTCGAGCCAGTGCAGGTAAACTTTCGACCAGCGCTCCGGGTGGAACTTGATGTGGCCGTCGCGCACGGCGGCCTTCGCCTCCTCGACGCGCGGATACTTGAGCCACCATTGCCACGTCAGGCGCGGCTCGATCGGCACGTCAGCGCGCTCGGAGAAGCCGACGTTGTTCTCGTAGGGCTCCTCCTTCACCAGCGCGCCGCGCTCCTTGAGAAGTTCGGCGGCCTTCTTGCGACCGGCGAAGCGATCCATGCCGGCGAGTTCGGGGCCAGCGAGCTCGTTGAGCGTGCCATCGGCGTTGAGCACGTCGATCGGCGGGAGCTTGTGCCGCTGGCCGATCTCGAAATCGACCTTATCGTGTGCGGGCGTGATCTTGAGCGCGCCGGAGCCGAATTCCTTGTCCACGGCGCTGTCGGCGATGATCGGGATCTCCGCGGTGGGGCCAAGCGGGCGGCGCACCTTCTTGCCGATCCAGCCGGCGTAGCGCGGGTCGTCGGGATGCACCGCGATCGCGACGTCGCCGGGAATCGTCTCGGGGCGCGTCGTCTTGACGGTGATGAACTCGCCGGGCGCGTCCACGCGCTCGTAGCGAACTTGATAGAGGAAACCCTTCGCGGGTTTCATGATCACTTCCTCGTCGGAGAGCGCCGTGAGCGAGACCGGGCACCAGTTCACCATGCGCTTGCCGCGGTAAATGTGGCCCTTGGCGAAGAGATCGACGAACACGTTGAGCACCGCCTGCGAGTAGTGCGGGTCCATCGTGAACTGCGTGCGGCTCCAGTCGCACGACGCGCCGAGCGCCTGCAATTGCTGGAGGATGATGCCGCCCTTCTCCTCGCGCCACGACCAGACCTTCTCGAGGAACTTCTCGCGGCCGAGGTCGCGGCGGTGGAGTTTCTGTTTGCGCAGCTCGCGCTCGACGACGGTCTGCGTCGCGATGCCGGCGTGGTCGGTGCCCGGGAGCCACATGGCCTCCTTGCCCTCGAGGCGGGCGCGGCGGATGAGGATGTCTTGGATCGTGTTGTTGAGCACGTGGCCCATCGTGAGCACGCCCGTGACGTTCGGCGGCGGGATGACGATCGTGTAGGGATCCTTGCCGGGCGTGACGCGACCCGCGAAGGCATCGGCGGCCTGCCAGGCGGCATACCACTTCTTCTCAACGTCGCGCGGTTCGTAGCTCTTGGTAATCGAGGCCATGGGAGAAATTTAGCCGGCCAGTGAAAGCCGCCGCCCCGACCCTGACAAGCCCTGTTCCTGTTCCGCGCCGGCGAAGCCGGGAGGCGATTCAGTTCAACTCTTCCAACTCGAACACCAACTGGTTGCGCGCGCTGACGGGCAGAGGCACGAACCGAGCCTGCGCCAGCGCCTCGCCGCATTCGTCGCTGAGCAGGAACCGGAGGAACGTCAGCAACCGCGGCGCCGCCTCGCGACGGAACGCGATGTAGAGGGGCAGCCGCCACGGGTAACTGCCATCGTGCAACGCCTCGGCCGTCGGCAAGTGCGCCGGGTCCCGCACGCTCGGAGCGAGCGCGATGGCGCGCAATCCCGAGCCGGCCGATGGCACCACGGGCACCAGGCCGATGGCGTTTTCGCTCGAGCGGACACGCTCGAGCACGCGTTCAAGCGAAGCGTAACTCGCGAGCGTCTTCATCTCGGCGCCGTTGAGCGCGAAACGGCGAAAGAGGGGCACGGTCAGCGCCGAGCCGGGAGCAACGGCGTTCACGGCGATCGTGCGCGTGCGCCAGTCGCCCGTCAGGCCGAGTTCGCCCCACAGGCTGACGCTTTGCGCACCGGTCGCCGCGAAAATGCCCTGCGCCTGCGCCAGGGTGAGTTGCGTGAGCGGCGCGGCTTCGTGAACCACGATGACGGCCGGCTGGTAACCGAGCACGCGAACCACAAAGGGATCGCCGGGGGGATTTTCATCCGGCGGCAACGCAAACACGACCACGTCCGCGTCGCCGGCGCGCAAACGGTCCAGCCCCGGCCGTGTGCCGTCGAGACCGGCGGCGATATGAACGTCGTTTTCGCGGCCGAACTTCTCCAACGCGGACGTCAACGCGCCGCCGAGCAAATCCGAACCGGCGAGTCTGATTTCTGCGCCGCGCGTCACCAGCGCCAGCAGGCAGGCCCCGAGCAGCATGATCGCGGAACGGATCGACTTCATGGTCAGCGGTTCTTCGGGCGATCGGGTTCGGAAAACTGGAGTTTCTCCGTCGCGCGGCCGCGCGAGTCGGCCGGCGCGTCAGCCTTCCCCTCGCCTTCCGAGTAATAGGAATAGTTGGCCGTGTAGTAGCCGTAATCCTCGCCCGTGCCGGTGGGCACCTGGTTGAGCACGACGCCGATCACGCGCGCTTTCACGCCGTCGACGATCTGTTTCGCACGCAAGACCATGCTCGCCGGATTGCGCCGGTGCTGGATGAGCAGCACGGTCCCGTCAGTAACGCTGGCGAGCACGGAAGCGTCGCTGACGCCGATGATGGGCGGCGAATCGAAGAGGATCTTGTCGTAGCGACCCTTGAACTCGGCGATGAGCTCGCGGAGTTTGTTGGCGTAGAGCAGGCTCAGCGTCACGCCACCGCTCGCGCCGGCTGAAATCAAATCGAGGCCCGCGGCCTGCGGTTTCAGGCACTCCGTCCACGTGGCTTTGTCGAGCAGGACGTCGGTGAGGCCGGGCTCGCGGCTGACGTTGGCGAGTCGATGCTGGGTGGGGCGGCGCACGTCGGAATCGACGAGGAGAACCTTCTCGCCCGCGAGCGCCATGGTCAGGGCGAGCTGGCGCAGCGAGGTGGATTTGCCCTCGCCGGGGCCGGCGGAGAAAATGCTGAGCGCGGTGGGTTGGCCGGCCTTCAGCGCGAGGTTCAGGTTCGTCTGCAGCACGCGGAACGGCTCCCCTTCGGGCGAGCCGGGTTCGTGCCGGGCGTCGGGCGCGGTTTGAAACGGAATCACGCCCAGGACGGGAAGCCCGAGCTTCGATTCGACGTCGGCGACGTTGCGGAAGCTGGTGTCGAAGAACTCCACGAGCACGGCGGCACCGACGCCGAGGATCAATCCGCACACCGTGGCGAAGAGGAGATTGATCGCCCAATTCGGTTTGGAAGCGAAGCGCGCGGGCTCGGCGGTGTTGAGGATCTCGATCGTCTTTTTCGGGACCTGGAAGTCGATCTCACGCTGGCGGAGCGTGAGCTTGAGCGTGGTGAGGAGGCGTTGCTCGTCCTCGAGTCTCGTCGCGGCCTCCTCGAAGGGGCGCATGCGCTCGCGGGCGGAGAGGATCTGGTCGACTTTGGCCTGGGCGAGCTGGCGCTCCAATTCGATCACGCGCGCCTCGGATTCCTTGAAGGCCATCTCGAGCGAGCTTTCGTAGCCGCGGAGCTGGTTGTCGAGTTGCTCCTGGATTTTCGCGCGGGCATCCACGGCGGAAATCAAATCCGGGTGCGCCTCGCCGAGGCGGCCCTTCAGGCGCGTGAGGTTCTGGTCGGCGACGAGGAAGGCCTGGAGGAGGTTCTGGATGTTGGGATCGGAAATGAGCTCGGAGTTGACGAGGTTGCGGCGGTCGGCGGTCGGGATGGTGCGGAAGCGCTCCCAACGCGTCTTGCGTCCGATGGCATCGACGCGGAGGGCGATGAGCGAGTTCTGCATCTGGCGCAGGCGCTCGATCTCCATGTCGGAGTAGCGCTGGTTCAGATCGACGCCGGAGATGCCGAGGTCCTTGCGCAGTTTCTCCACGCGATCGCGCTGGGTGACGACGACGGTCTCCTGTTTCTCGAGTTCACCGCGGAGCTTGGCGAGGCCCTCGCGCTGCTCGGAGGTGGCAAGGTCGACGCGGTCGGCGGCGTAGACGCGGGCGATCTCGTTCGCGATGGCGGCGGCGAGTTGCGGCTCGCGGGCCTGGACGTTCAGCTCGATCAGCGAGGTCGCGCGGCGCGACTCGGGCGTGAACATTTTTTTCGTGAGGAACTGATACGTGATCGCGGACGGCCACGCGGCGCCGTCGCCGAACTGGCGGCCGAACACGTCGTTCAGTTTCAGGTTCTCGATGACGCGATAGAGGATCTTTTCCGACTGCAGGATCTCGAATTGGTCCTGGATGAAATAGGGATCGTAGTAGGACGAGTTCTGGTTCTGGAAGAGCTTCACTTCGCTCTCGGGCTTCTCGACGCGGATCTTGGCGGTGGCGAGATACCACTTCGGCAGGAGCGCGGTGACGCCGGCCGTGGTCACGAGCACCAAGCCGAACACCAGCAGCACCAAGGTCAGCCGCAGGCGGAGCAAGCCGACGAAATCAGTCAGTGTCGCGGATCCGTGGCCGGAAGCGGAGGACGATGCCATTGCGGCGGGGTAAGCCCGTCAGAACGAGAAGCGAGCCGAAACGCCGTAGCGCGTGCGGTCCTGGTCGCGGATCGGGTCGTCCGAAGCGATCTTGTCGGCATCGAGGGTGGCGCTGATCGTCCAGTTCTTCGTGGGCAACCAGGAGAGCGCGAGACCCACGCGGGTGGTGGTCTCGTCCACGTCGGCCACGCCGGTGCGGCCTTGGAGTTGCGACGGTTCCCAAGTCAGCGAACCCGAAGCGGTGACCAACGGCGACAGCCGGTGCTGCACGTTCACGAAGAAGCGGCTCACCTTGGTGTCGGTGAAGCGAACCACGTCGGAGGCCTCTTCGAGCGTGTAAACGTAGCCGCCGGAGACGAAGGAATTCTGGCCATACGTGTAGCGCGTGCTGAGCTCGGCGTAGGGCCCGGTGGTCGAGGCGGCGCCTTCGCGCATGCGGTCTTCGACGCCGCCGCGGAACGTGAGCGTGACCGCCTCGCTGGGATTGTAGTCGACGCCGCCGAGAACGAAGTGCGAGCGCTTGTCCTTCGTGGCGGAGCCGGCGTCGTAGGCGACGTTCTGGTAACGGTATTCGGCCGCGAGCTTCGTCACGGGCAACGCGGCGAAATTCACCTCCAAGCCCGCCAGCTGCTCCATGCGATCGAGCTGCGCGGCGAGCGTGCCGAGGTCGTAGGCGTAGTTGATGTTGCGATACTTGATCACCACTCCGGTCTTCGGGTTCGCCGCCGTGGTGAAGCGCGCGTTGAACTGGTTCATCTTGAACGACTGATCGGTGTTCAAGGTGAGGCCGGCCAGGAGCGACTGCGGGTTCTTCGAGATCTGGTAG
It contains:
- the gmd gene encoding GDP-mannose 4,6-dehydratase, which translates into the protein MKKALITGITGQDGSYLAELLLAKGYEVHGVIRRASTFNTSRIDHLYRDPHINGVKLFLHYGDLADSVQMVKLLYNLQPDEIYNLAAQSHVRVSFDIPEYTGDVTGVGAVRILEAIREAGLVKKCRYYQASSSEMFGKVQQVPQVETTPFWPRSPYGCAKMYAHWLTVNYRESYNLHASSGILFNHESPRRGETFVTRKITRAATRIKLGLQESLFMGNLDAKRDWGYAKEYVEMMWVMLQQDQPDDYVVATNETHTVKEFIEETFGLLGLDWEKYVKYDARYERPAEVDLLIGDPAKAKKQLGWEPKVRFKELVRIMTEADLELAKREAQIEALPQPSKAPFA
- a CDS encoding response regulator transcription factor, which gives rise to MTLTVIKIALMRVVSRRTMGESMAEDPVSRILLADDHVLVRDALPAAIRRRVAGARFECVGTATAAVAAVEREPWHLVVLDLGLPGGSELETLRRVRAARPTMPILVFSMFPEEKMGVAALDAGADGYLCKTADRATIGEAVAETLAGRGYRSAALASLLVKRAGKRRGALSDLSQREMEVLIGLGRGRSNKEVAADLAISVTSVGTYRVRIMEKLGLRTTADLLRYVVEHRLARD
- a CDS encoding tetratricopeptide repeat-containing sensor histidine kinase, which gives rise to MSVTTQSTCLVRRPSAQLLRRLGLAALALTWSGSVWADQPTPREPTRIDALMQQARALDANEPARAIPLAREALALAQKSPLRVDEIRARTQLSETLRRNSNYAEARQITDAGLALPLGPTPAERLARAGLVYESGQIHWNRGDYPAAEACYLEAQRTAEELKDTTLLVRLLNSRGIVARQQKLFDQSEQLYRSALALAEQNDLDVLRLQIRNNLAILLYDQHRFDDARPLLLENLRIHTAANNRRSTADTFLNLGALESLAGNHAAALDYKQKSLALRRELGVPRHIATAHVAVAITLTKLDRADDALAQLGIAAPIAEKVGSHELLGLLYNTFSDAHAARGDFREALDYQRKAQSENQTVASENTAKTIAELRERFEAEKRQRQIVELKATQQKQNAELAATEQELSRTRAERIGLAALLLFGLIAAIAIISRQRAITRSERRILAETRRARDAAEEATALKSRLLDLASHDLKAPLVGAMLTAETIADESADRPEIAQLARTLRAENHRLLGLVQDLLDGSAAESGRLTLARTSVDLAALVREVAAAFADRAAQKQQRIECTADTSAAPLIVDGDAARLRQVIENLVSNALKFSPAGTTTRLAVRGVDGPRVRLEVRDEGPGLTAEDRAGLFQRFRRLSAAPTGGESSTGLGLALAHALVVAHGGRLDVESEPGKGATFYAEFPASE
- a CDS encoding PEP-CTERM sorting domain-containing protein, with the protein product MSIHLSDRTASRTGLTRVSHQAALLLCGLILWACTASDARAQVLLSNLAETKTGSGSVYVSGSPGNFTYIYAAETFTTGAAESTLSSITVNFDTMNFNNTTFSLKLYSSAGAQPGTLIETLSGSTAPSNGTFSYTSAGSTVLSANTTYWWVAASSTNGVIFHPTYTSSTAETSSAGWTIGNSGYTGSITTAGVLPTFSATATPFQFSVSAVSAVPEPSTYAAIFGALALGAVAVVRQRRRAVAMQN
- a CDS encoding PEP-CTERM sorting domain-containing protein, giving the protein MGGAAQIDANGYVTPMGVSAVPEPSTYAAIFGAMALGAVAVIRQRRRAVAVLN
- a CDS encoding valine--tRNA ligase is translated as MASITKSYEPRDVEKKWYAAWQAADAFAGRVTPGKDPYTIVIPPPNVTGVLTMGHVLNNTIQDILIRRARLEGKEAMWLPGTDHAGIATQTVVERELRKQKLHRRDLGREKFLEKVWSWREEKGGIILQQLQALGASCDWSRTQFTMDPHYSQAVLNVFVDLFAKGHIYRGKRMVNWCPVSLTALSDEEVIMKPAKGFLYQVRYERVDAPGEFITVKTTRPETIPGDVAIAVHPDDPRYAGWIGKKVRRPLGPTAEIPIIADSAVDKEFGSGALKITPAHDKVDFEIGQRHKLPPIDVLNADGTLNELAGPELAGMDRFAGRKKAAELLKERGALVKEEPYENNVGFSERADVPIEPRLTWQWWLKYPRVEEAKAAVRDGHIKFHPERWSKVYLHWLENIQDWCISRQLWWGHRIPVWYRKGLDKEKLTEADLRDATKVHVSLAGPADPENWVQEDDVLDTWASSWLWPFATLGWPDAAKMQERGYDYFYPTSTLVTGPDIIFFWVARMIMAGLEYTGSSELRAKSSEQGSGTSGSQPSALSSQLDAAELRRRIPFRDVYFTGIIRDQQGRKMSKSLGNSPDPLDLIASYGADGLRFGIISIAPQGQDIRFQEDRIESGKNFCNKLWNACRFRQMSGDSADNSSLAAVLARLEPAKFDADDHAILERLLATTRAVEAAFANFEFSNAVQTLYGFFWNDFCDWYVEVSKAKLQDASTKANCLAIQDLVLRQTLLLLHPFTPFITEELWHLLGYGTDAQFLMRDVRIETGAALESELATRGLRIDSAAAAEVGRLKEVTSQLRAFKAENGEAAKKDSEFVVEAADAQWAVLETNMAKLKRMLGAATVTRGKLSPNAPASVTPYGTWNLIRKLATGDTAAEKARLTKENETLAKHIAGTEARLSNEAFVSKAPPAVLEGARKQLADLKAKQAEVQRLLGALG
- a CDS encoding substrate-binding domain-containing protein, coding for MKSIRSAIMLLGACLLALVTRGAEIRLAGSDLLGGALTSALEKFGRENDVHIAAGLDGTRPGLDRLRAGDADVVVFALPPDENPPGDPFVVRVLGYQPAVIVVHEAAPLTQLTLAQAQGIFAATGAQSVSLWGELGLTGDWRTRTIAVNAVAPGSALTVPLFRRFALNGAEMKTLASYASLERVLERVRSSENAIGLVPVVPSAGSGLRAIALAPSVRDPAHLPTAEALHDGSYPWRLPLYIAFRREAAPRLLTFLRFLLSDECGEALAQARFVPLPVSARNQLVFELEELN